The DNA window GAGAAACCCCCGCTGAGTGGCTTGGTGGAAGGATGCAGCGCAGGTAGAACAAGAGAATATGTGTGTGCGCTGCCTGCCCCACCCCACTAAATTTCATAAGGACTTCCGTTGTGATGATCGAGCAACGTTTATTTGCCACCTGTCTCGTCGCTGTTCTTGGGCTTTCTGTCAACGTCGCTGCGCAGGCCGCAGTACATGGCATGGGTCTCAAGCCGTCATCGATGAGACAGCCGGTCACCGCGGTATTCGGCACCGAAAGTACCGACCCCAAGCCGCTACCGGCAAAGATAGACCTCACTGAGTGGGCAATCGAACCCGGCGACCAGAAAAATGTGGACGCATGCGTGTCCTGGGCAACCGCCCACACCTTGACCGGCTGGTATGCGAAAGCCGGCAAGCAGGCCCAGACGCAGTTCGCGCCGATGTATCTCTACAGCCAGATCAATGGCGGTGTCGATGGAGGCTCAACGATGGAAGCGCCGCTGGACATCGCCTTGGCCCAGGGCATCGACACGGCACAGCATTATTCGTGGGGCGATTACAACTGGAAGAACAAGCCCACTGCGGCAGACCGTGCCAACGCCGCAAAGCATCCCACTAGCTATCAGAAGTACACGGTGCTTTACTCCGGCGCTGGCAATGCAGGAAAACCGTTGATCGATCAAGTAAAGCGCGCGCTCGCCACTGCTACGCCGGTCGCAATTGGTTTTGCAGTCCGCCAGGGCTTTGAAGACCTGAGTCCGACCAACCAGGTTGATCGCGACACGACTAGCAGGCTGAGGGGCTACCACGCAGTCATTGCGCTGGGCTACGACAGAGAAGGCTTGCTGATCGAAAACAGCTGGGGCACCGAATGGGGCAACAAGGGCTACGGCAAACTGGCGTGGTCGGTGGTCGCAAAAGATGTGATCGTAGCGCTCGTGGTTCACTGACGCATTCCATTCCAGTCGCGACGCGAGCCGTCGCGACTGCGATACCGCATGCGCGATTGAATGCATGCCACACAACCGGTGTCGCCGCAGATCTATACCATCATCGAGTAACAGCACTGCAACGCGAAACGATGAGCCCGCAGTCCGATCAGGCAATCGACAGCTGGAACACGGCCGTCGCACCGCCGCCCTGACGATTCCCCAG is part of the Xanthomonas fragariae genome and encodes:
- a CDS encoding C1 family peptidase encodes the protein MIEQRLFATCLVAVLGLSVNVAAQAAVHGMGLKPSSMRQPVTAVFGTESTDPKPLPAKIDLTEWAIEPGDQKNVDACVSWATAHTLTGWYAKAGKQAQTQFAPMYLYSQINGGVDGGSTMEAPLDIALAQGIDTAQHYSWGDYNWKNKPTAADRANAAKHPTSYQKYTVLYSGAGNAGKPLIDQVKRALATATPVAIGFAVRQGFEDLSPTNQVDRDTTSRLRGYHAVIALGYDREGLLIENSWGTEWGNKGYGKLAWSVVAKDVIVALVVH